From the genome of Uranotaenia lowii strain MFRU-FL chromosome 1, ASM2978415v1, whole genome shotgun sequence, one region includes:
- the LOC129737709 gene encoding F-box/LRR-repeat protein 7 isoform X2: MDSWSAIDLSSNLIREESFSSNVPRKSRITIEKLPDKVVLHIFSYLSHLEICRMAMICRRWRTIAYDSKLWKNVSLRPEISGLHVNSLEQLLHMISVRFAASLRYIELPIELITHTVLHELASKCPNLTHMLLDFSTAMQLHDFSEMQAFPAKLRYMCICLSEVIFMEGFMRKIYNFINGLEVLHLIGTYEKCEEEEEEIYEVINVHKMKSATPNLRVINLYGINFIDDSHIDAFSSNCIQLECLAVNYCNKVTGSTLKALLARSKHLKCLLMNGTALKSEFVMQAEWDKCSVQELDISGTDLTSECLIDLLTRIPMLRFLSAGQINGFNDSVLKAWAEGGSPKNLIALDLDSSDNISDEALSRFITRYGAQLQACVLSGMTHITDQLWMTILPVLVNVKIVVMGTTERLSVNIHVDQLMDTIGSSCPTLERLELRWDPENLRFSDKSQKAIDMLRVKCPKLRCLVLSDGRYYETVKANFERADRLTVVRTTTSCRVSAYYALSNYNDLIFN; this comes from the exons ATGGATTCCTGGAGCGCCATTGACTTATCATCCAACCTGATCCGAGAAGAAAGTTTCAGCAGCAATGTTCCTCGCAAAAGTCGTATA ACCATCGAGAAGCTCCCGGACAAGGTGGTGCTGCATATATTCTCCTACTTGAGCCACCTCGAAATATGTCGCATGGCGATGATCTGTCGCCGCTGGCGTACGATCGCTTATGACAGCAAGCTGTGGAAGAACGTATCGCTGCGGCCGGAAATCTCTGGGCTGCACGTCAACTCGCTGGAGCAGCTGCTGCACATGATCTCGGTGCGCTTTGCGGCCTCGCTGCGGTACATCGAGCTGCCGATCGAGCTGATCACCCACACGGTGCTGCACGAGCTGGCCAGCAAGTGTCCCAACCTGACGCACATGCTGCTGGATTTCTCCACCG CTATGCAGCTGCACGATTTCAGCGAAATGCAGGCTTTCCCGGCGAAACTGCGCTACATGTGCATCTGCCTGTCGGAGGTCATCTTCATGGAGGGTTTCATGCGCAAAATTTATAACTTCATCAATGGCCTGGAGGTGCTGCATCTGATCGGAACGTACGAGAAGTGCGAGGAAGAGGAGGAGGAAATCTACGAGGTCATCAACGTGCACAAGATGAAATCGGCGACCCCGAACCTGCGCGTCATCAACCTGTACGGTATCAACTTCATCGACGATTCCCACATCGATGCGTTCAGCTCTAACTGCATCCAGCTGGAGTGTTTGGCCGTGAATTACTGCAACAAGGTCACCGGATCAACCCTGAAGGCGCTGTTGGCCCGTTCGAAGCACCTCAAATGTCTGTTGATGAACGGAACGGCCCTGAAGTCCGAATTTGTCATGCAGGCCGAATGGGACAAGTGCTCGGTCCAGGAACTGGACATTTCCGGTACCGATCTGACATCCGAATGTCTGATTGATCTGTTGACGCGTATTCCTATGTTGCGTTTCCTGAGTGCTGGTCAGATCAACGGCTTTAACGATTCGGTACTGAAGGCGTGGGCTGAGGGAGGCAGTCCCAAAAACCTTATTGCCCTGGATCTGGATTCGTCGGATAACATTTCCGATGAAGCCCTCAGTCGATTCATCACCCGTTATGGAGCCCAATTGCAGGCCTGTGTCCTGTCCGGTATGACCCACATCACCGATCAGCTGTGGATGACGATCTTGCCGGTGCTGGTAAATGTGAAGATTGTCGTCATGGGTACCACCGAGCGGTTGAGTGTCAATATCCACGTTGACCAGCTGATGGATACCATCGGTTCGAGCTGCCCAACCCTGGAACGTCTGGAGTTGCGCTGGGATCcagaaaatctgcgcttctccGACAAAAGCCAAAAGGCCATCGATATGCTGCGCGTCAAGTGCCCGAAGTTGCGTTGTCTGGTGTTGAG TGACGGCCGTTACTACGAAACGGTGAAGGCCAACTTCGAGCGTGCTGATCGGTTGACCGTGGTGAGAACCACTACAAGTTGTCGCGTGTCGGCCTACTATGCACTCAGCAACTACAACGATCTGATTTTCAACTAA
- the LOC129737700 gene encoding uncharacterized protein LOC129737700: MAFTDILIVGSSAIEELIANFNVIDIDDDYHALKLKYAGVTVKMANGGRKVASTLARLPDWGSTEKGPFKYYGDQIWLDGIKSVLSGQISQTVSVPRWRRLALECTTGRLDHPGYIESLSMMCSYDLTKVAHGKTTLVDGGILNINQLLAYVIWIPGLHTVHRLYCCNPDDGIVLKTRSETAADKQFVFSEDEMGDTPKRTAQQVMQFAYALMLLCTENIADDSHVILESLLSKRFQAISFVMNSPAVQINDIKDIFAYEDLLMLQKVSSHYPKLRSCIFRTLLKSPHAIAKHMSEIFRTSSMTQFTFIHEFVTAPNPTMLHIDHQVVAALCKWWEVAQELIRVYDDMWIYYKLICPDSTKTTIAPFRTAAIAAMSWKKATNNAESLNQIKGVKTDERYIRLAQKVLPPECVKGIDFTGGWLDKAKDAGGWLDKAKDAGVLNWDKIAELVNAGEVSLE; the protein is encoded by the exons ATGGCTTTTACAGATATTTTGATCGTGGGCTCATCAGCAATCGAAGAACTGATAGCAAACTTCAACGTAATTGATATCGATGACGATTATCATGCTCTCAAGCTCAAGTATGCTGGCGTCACTGTGAAGATGGCAAACGGAGGCAGGAAGGTAGCTTCTACTCTTGCAAGACTTCCAGACTGGGGCTCCACCGAAAAGGGACCATTCAAGTATTACGGTGATCAGATTTGGCTCGATGGGATTAAATCTGTCCTTTCCGGGCAGATATCACAGACCGTCTCTGTCCCGAGGTGGCGTCGGTTGGCTTTGGAGTGTACGACAGGCCGGTTAGATCACCCTGGTTATATAGAGTCTCTAAGTATGATGTGCTCGTACGACTTGACCAAGGTAGCACATGGCAAGACTACCCTCGTTGACGGAGGCATCCTCAACATCAACCAACTTCTTGCGTATGTGATCTGGATCCCTGGATTGCATACTGTACACCGTCTGTACTGTTGTAATCCGGACGATGGTATAGTTCTCAAGACGCGCAGCGAAACAGCGGCTGACAAGCAATTTGTCTTTTCCGAGGATGAGATGGGGGACACTCCCAAGAGGACTGCTCAACAAGTGATGCAATTTGCTTACGCTCTCATGCTCCTATGCACCGAAAATATCGCAGACGACTCTCATGTAATCCTTGAGTCCTTGCTGTCAAAGCGATTCCAGGCAATATCATTTGTTATGAACTCCCCAGCAGTCCAAATTAATGACATAAAGGATATATTTGCCTATGAGGATCTATTAATGCTCCAGAAAGTGTCGTCTCATTATCCGAAATTACGCTCTTGCATCTTTAGAACACTCCTAAAATCTCCTCATGCGATCGCCAAACATATGTCGGAGATATTCCGGACTTCTTCCATGACTCAGTTTACATTCATCCATGAGTTCGTGACGGCCCCCAATCCTACTATGTTGCATATTGATCACCAGGTCGTGGCTGCATTGTGTAAGTGGTGGGAGGTAGCGCAGGAGTTGATAAGGGTCTATGATGATATGTGGATCTATTATAAACTGATATGTCCTGACAGCACAAAAACAACTATTGCACCATTTAGAACTGCAGCTATAGCAGCGATGTCATGGAAAAAGGCGACAAATAATGCTGAATCATTGAATCAGATTAAGGGTGTCAAGACGGATGAAAGATACATCAGACTGGCACAGAAGGTGCTTCCCCCCGAGTGTGTTAAGGGAATCGATTTCACAGGAGGATGGTTGGACAAGGCTAAAGATGCAGGAGGATGGTTGGACAAG GCTAAAGATGCAGGAGTTCTTAACTGGGACAAAATTGCAGAGCTTGTAAACGCAGGTGAAGTCTCACTCGAATAA
- the LOC129737709 gene encoding F-box/LRR-repeat protein 7 isoform X1, translating to MDISSDVWNQVALEASQLYFTEDGKSPFANTTIEKLPDKVVLHIFSYLSHLEICRMAMICRRWRTIAYDSKLWKNVSLRPEISGLHVNSLEQLLHMISVRFAASLRYIELPIELITHTVLHELASKCPNLTHMLLDFSTAMQLHDFSEMQAFPAKLRYMCICLSEVIFMEGFMRKIYNFINGLEVLHLIGTYEKCEEEEEEIYEVINVHKMKSATPNLRVINLYGINFIDDSHIDAFSSNCIQLECLAVNYCNKVTGSTLKALLARSKHLKCLLMNGTALKSEFVMQAEWDKCSVQELDISGTDLTSECLIDLLTRIPMLRFLSAGQINGFNDSVLKAWAEGGSPKNLIALDLDSSDNISDEALSRFITRYGAQLQACVLSGMTHITDQLWMTILPVLVNVKIVVMGTTERLSVNIHVDQLMDTIGSSCPTLERLELRWDPENLRFSDKSQKAIDMLRVKCPKLRCLVLSDGRYYETVKANFERADRLTVVRTTTSCRVSAYYALSNYNDLIFN from the exons ATGGATATTTCCAGTGACGTGTGGAATCAGGTGGCCCTCGAGGCCTCCCAGCTCTATTTCACCGAGGACGGCAAGAGCCCATTCGCCAACACG ACCATCGAGAAGCTCCCGGACAAGGTGGTGCTGCATATATTCTCCTACTTGAGCCACCTCGAAATATGTCGCATGGCGATGATCTGTCGCCGCTGGCGTACGATCGCTTATGACAGCAAGCTGTGGAAGAACGTATCGCTGCGGCCGGAAATCTCTGGGCTGCACGTCAACTCGCTGGAGCAGCTGCTGCACATGATCTCGGTGCGCTTTGCGGCCTCGCTGCGGTACATCGAGCTGCCGATCGAGCTGATCACCCACACGGTGCTGCACGAGCTGGCCAGCAAGTGTCCCAACCTGACGCACATGCTGCTGGATTTCTCCACCG CTATGCAGCTGCACGATTTCAGCGAAATGCAGGCTTTCCCGGCGAAACTGCGCTACATGTGCATCTGCCTGTCGGAGGTCATCTTCATGGAGGGTTTCATGCGCAAAATTTATAACTTCATCAATGGCCTGGAGGTGCTGCATCTGATCGGAACGTACGAGAAGTGCGAGGAAGAGGAGGAGGAAATCTACGAGGTCATCAACGTGCACAAGATGAAATCGGCGACCCCGAACCTGCGCGTCATCAACCTGTACGGTATCAACTTCATCGACGATTCCCACATCGATGCGTTCAGCTCTAACTGCATCCAGCTGGAGTGTTTGGCCGTGAATTACTGCAACAAGGTCACCGGATCAACCCTGAAGGCGCTGTTGGCCCGTTCGAAGCACCTCAAATGTCTGTTGATGAACGGAACGGCCCTGAAGTCCGAATTTGTCATGCAGGCCGAATGGGACAAGTGCTCGGTCCAGGAACTGGACATTTCCGGTACCGATCTGACATCCGAATGTCTGATTGATCTGTTGACGCGTATTCCTATGTTGCGTTTCCTGAGTGCTGGTCAGATCAACGGCTTTAACGATTCGGTACTGAAGGCGTGGGCTGAGGGAGGCAGTCCCAAAAACCTTATTGCCCTGGATCTGGATTCGTCGGATAACATTTCCGATGAAGCCCTCAGTCGATTCATCACCCGTTATGGAGCCCAATTGCAGGCCTGTGTCCTGTCCGGTATGACCCACATCACCGATCAGCTGTGGATGACGATCTTGCCGGTGCTGGTAAATGTGAAGATTGTCGTCATGGGTACCACCGAGCGGTTGAGTGTCAATATCCACGTTGACCAGCTGATGGATACCATCGGTTCGAGCTGCCCAACCCTGGAACGTCTGGAGTTGCGCTGGGATCcagaaaatctgcgcttctccGACAAAAGCCAAAAGGCCATCGATATGCTGCGCGTCAAGTGCCCGAAGTTGCGTTGTCTGGTGTTGAG TGACGGCCGTTACTACGAAACGGTGAAGGCCAACTTCGAGCGTGCTGATCGGTTGACCGTGGTGAGAACCACTACAAGTTGTCGCGTGTCGGCCTACTATGCACTCAGCAACTACAACGATCTGATTTTCAACTAA